The following proteins are co-located in the Streptomyces bottropensis ATCC 25435 genome:
- a CDS encoding SpoIIE family protein phosphatase, giving the protein MDLTADGLVSRVARELVPRADELTAEVEWCLRRELPELWAHPDAMTSKNVAEHVMAVLSALQYGVDPDSIEVPDAELERVRRVARHGIPVSAVLRAFRLGQGIVLDRLLEEMARRTDDAALISEATRSLIATATGYVDRTSEQGVVAYEEERDRRLRWRLSMVNEASVRIGTTLDIARTTQELADFATEHFADLVTVDLLRSVLTAHDAQADEPSASPALHRLAQRSAGHPDPASSRRHPHTFPPGSPPARALATGRPTRHRLDDGGRGPHDPHGPAEPPADGCAGEGAGEGVTDDGDGTVGDREPASADGEPPGPARTVHSTLVVPLRARGATLGVAQFCRDRNPDAFDDEDLLLAQEIAARAAVAVDNARRYTHARATALTLQRSLLPRRTPRQSAVEVAFRYLPADAHGGVGGDWYDVIPLSGARVALVVGDVVGHGIHAAATMGRLRTAVRTLADIDLPPDELLTHLDDVVIRLAAEAEDDDADDVAGAGAGTRTDAEAGAGADAGGGGGDIGATCLYAVYDPVSRRCTLARAGHVLPALARADGTVDILDLPPGPPLGLGGLPFETAEIELPEGSLLALYTDGLVEARDHDIGAGLDRLRDALARPAASLEATCDAVLEALLPARPPDDVALLLARTRRLGAGQVATWDLEAEPAAVARARAHVTRQLGEWGLAELEFTAELVVSELVTNAIRYGRPPIRLRLIRDRTLLCEVSDSGGTTPHLRRARVFDEGGRGLLLVAQLAEHWGTRRFRRGKTVWAELNDSATVPLAALAAF; this is encoded by the coding sequence GTGGACCTCACGGCAGACGGTCTCGTGTCCCGCGTCGCGCGTGAGCTCGTCCCCCGGGCGGACGAGCTGACCGCCGAGGTGGAGTGGTGCCTGCGCCGGGAGCTGCCGGAACTGTGGGCGCACCCCGACGCCATGACCTCCAAGAATGTCGCCGAACACGTCATGGCGGTGCTGTCCGCCCTCCAGTACGGCGTGGACCCGGACAGCATCGAGGTGCCGGACGCCGAGCTGGAGCGCGTCCGTCGCGTCGCCCGGCACGGCATCCCCGTCAGCGCGGTGCTGCGGGCCTTCCGGCTCGGCCAGGGCATCGTCCTCGACCGGCTGCTGGAGGAGATGGCCCGGCGTACCGACGACGCGGCCCTGATCAGCGAGGCCACGCGCAGCCTGATCGCCACGGCGACCGGGTACGTGGACCGCACCTCCGAGCAGGGCGTCGTGGCGTACGAGGAGGAACGGGACCGGCGGCTGCGGTGGCGCCTGTCGATGGTGAACGAGGCGAGCGTGCGCATCGGCACCACCCTGGACATCGCCCGCACCACCCAGGAACTGGCCGACTTCGCCACCGAGCACTTCGCCGACCTCGTCACCGTCGACCTGCTCCGCTCCGTGCTCACCGCCCACGACGCCCAGGCGGACGAACCGTCCGCGTCACCCGCGCTCCACCGCCTCGCCCAGCGGTCGGCCGGCCACCCGGACCCGGCGTCCTCCCGGCGGCACCCCCACACCTTCCCGCCCGGCTCGCCACCGGCCCGCGCTCTCGCCACGGGCCGGCCGACCAGGCATCGCCTCGACGACGGCGGCCGGGGACCGCACGACCCGCACGGCCCCGCGGAGCCCCCGGCCGACGGCTGCGCGGGGGAGGGCGCGGGGGAGGGCGTGACGGACGACGGCGACGGCACGGTGGGGGACAGGGAGCCGGCGAGCGCGGACGGCGAGCCCCCCGGCCCTGCCCGTACGGTCCACTCCACGCTGGTGGTGCCGTTGCGCGCCCGGGGCGCCACGCTCGGTGTCGCGCAGTTCTGCCGGGACCGCAACCCCGACGCGTTCGACGACGAGGACCTGCTGCTGGCCCAGGAGATCGCCGCCCGCGCGGCGGTCGCCGTGGACAACGCCCGCCGCTACACACACGCCCGCGCCACCGCCCTCACCCTGCAACGCAGCCTGCTCCCGCGCCGAACCCCGCGCCAGTCCGCCGTCGAGGTGGCCTTCCGCTACCTGCCGGCCGATGCCCACGGCGGGGTGGGCGGCGACTGGTACGACGTCATCCCGCTCTCCGGGGCCAGGGTCGCCCTCGTCGTGGGTGACGTCGTGGGCCACGGCATCCACGCCGCCGCCACGATGGGTCGCCTCAGGACGGCCGTACGCACCCTCGCGGACATCGACCTGCCGCCCGACGAACTCCTCACGCACCTGGACGACGTCGTGATCCGCCTGGCCGCCGAGGCGGAGGACGACGACGCGGACGATGTGGCGGGGGCGGGCGCGGGGACCCGGACCGACGCCGAGGCCGGGGCGGGAGCCGATGCCGGCGGCGGAGGTGGGGACATCGGTGCCACCTGCCTCTACGCGGTGTACGACCCCGTCTCACGCCGGTGCACCCTCGCCCGCGCCGGGCACGTGCTGCCCGCACTGGCGAGGGCGGACGGCACCGTCGACATCCTGGACCTGCCCCCGGGCCCGCCCCTCGGCCTCGGCGGGCTGCCGTTCGAGACGGCGGAGATCGAACTGCCCGAGGGCAGCCTGCTCGCGCTCTACACCGACGGCCTGGTCGAGGCACGGGACCACGACATCGGCGCGGGCCTGGACCGGCTCCGTGACGCCCTCGCCCGGCCCGCCGCCTCGCTGGAGGCCACCTGCGACGCCGTGCTCGAAGCCCTGCTGCCCGCCAGGCCGCCCGACGACGTGGCCCTGCTCCTGGCCCGGACCCGCCGCCTCGGTGCGGGCCAGGTCGCCACCTGGGACCTGGAGGCCGAACCCGCCGCCGTGGCCAGGGCCAGGGCCCACGTCACCCGGCAGCTCGGCGAGTGGGGCCTCGCGGAGCTGGAGTTCACCGCCGAGCTGGTGGTCAGCGAACTCGTCACCAACGCCATCCGCTACGGCCGGCCCCCGATCCGGCTGCGCCTCATCCGCGACCGCACCCTTCTGTGCGAGGTCTCCGACTCCGGCGGCACCACCCCGCACCTGCGCCGAGCCCGCGTCTTCGACGAGGGCGGCCGCGGCCTCCTCCTGGTCGCCCAGCTCGCCGAGCACTGGGGCACCCGCCGCTTCCGCCGGGGCAAGACGGTCTGGGCCGAGCTGAACGACTCCGCCACCGTCCCGCTCGCGGCCCTGGCGGCCTTCTAG
- a CDS encoding acyltransferase encodes MDDHRQQPPAAHSDRLDHCPWLFEKEATAEQRAAQRERRRSLGGDSEVGERCYVAGSAAVYPDRLRLGEDSYIAAHAYVTGDLTTGTDCTLNPFTVVRGTVRLGTGVRIGAHTSLLGFNHSTAPDRPVFRQPQTSRGITVGDDVWIGSHVVVVDGVTIGDHCVIGAGAVVTKDLPAWSVAAGNPARRIRDRRETGGRGRSEQGMTGGRVADDALARFADTARAQACDIIARCWDGEHYTDRPGAAPTVRAHCDAVEIADLLLASVPEPLDRERHIERLASLQDPESGLVPELGDRPPTPDDDGFVGEGAALYHVLSVGYALDLLGSSFPRPIRGVRDMTAPQLIARLQQLPWTDQAWGAGAWVDSWATAAHWNLRHPDTTGLTPGTLDALFGWLLTRADPWTGMWGSPSATTGRLQVVNGYYRLTRGSFAQFGVPVPHPERVVDAILDHARDTRHFGAGRENACNVLDVAHPLWLCTRQIGGRGASADGYRSAEIRGWAEQRLSAVLTRWQDGGGFGFGPGPAGPGPEPGLQGTEMWLAIVWLLADLQGRSDLLGYRPRGVHRPEPAPGA; translated from the coding sequence ATGGACGACCACCGACAGCAGCCGCCCGCGGCGCACTCCGACCGCCTCGACCACTGCCCCTGGTTGTTCGAGAAGGAGGCGACGGCGGAGCAGCGAGCCGCGCAGCGGGAGCGGCGGCGGTCCCTCGGCGGTGACAGCGAGGTCGGCGAGCGCTGTTACGTGGCCGGGTCGGCGGCGGTGTACCCCGACCGGCTCCGCCTCGGCGAGGACTCGTACATCGCCGCCCACGCCTACGTCACCGGTGACCTCACCACCGGCACGGACTGCACGCTGAACCCGTTCACCGTGGTCCGCGGCACCGTCCGCCTGGGCACCGGCGTACGCATCGGCGCCCACACCTCGCTCCTCGGCTTCAACCACTCGACCGCTCCCGACCGGCCGGTCTTCCGGCAGCCCCAGACCAGCCGGGGCATCACCGTCGGCGACGACGTCTGGATCGGCTCCCATGTGGTCGTGGTCGACGGGGTCACCATCGGCGACCACTGCGTCATCGGCGCCGGGGCGGTGGTGACGAAGGACCTGCCCGCGTGGTCGGTGGCGGCGGGGAATCCGGCGCGACGGATCCGGGACCGTCGGGAGACGGGCGGTCGGGGACGCTCCGAGCAGGGGATGACCGGGGGTCGGGTGGCCGATGACGCGCTGGCCCGGTTCGCCGACACCGCCCGCGCCCAGGCCTGCGACATCATCGCCCGCTGCTGGGACGGCGAGCACTACACCGACCGCCCCGGCGCCGCCCCCACCGTGCGGGCGCACTGCGACGCCGTGGAGATCGCCGACCTCCTTTTGGCCTCCGTGCCTGAGCCGTTGGACCGCGAGCGGCACATCGAGCGTCTGGCCTCGCTCCAGGACCCGGAGTCCGGTCTGGTGCCCGAGCTCGGCGACCGGCCGCCGACGCCGGACGACGACGGCTTCGTCGGCGAGGGAGCGGCGCTGTACCACGTGCTGTCGGTGGGCTACGCGCTGGATCTCCTGGGATCGTCGTTCCCCCGGCCGATACGCGGCGTACGTGACATGACGGCCCCTCAACTCATCGCTCGACTGCAACAGTTGCCCTGGACGGACCAGGCATGGGGAGCCGGCGCCTGGGTCGACTCCTGGGCCACCGCCGCCCATTGGAACCTCCGGCACCCGGACACCACCGGACTCACCCCGGGCACCCTCGACGCGCTCTTCGGCTGGCTCCTCACCCGCGCCGACCCCTGGACCGGCATGTGGGGCAGCCCTTCGGCCACCACCGGCCGCCTGCAGGTGGTGAACGGCTACTACCGGCTCACCCGGGGTTCCTTCGCACAGTTCGGGGTACCCGTGCCGCATCCGGAAAGGGTCGTGGACGCGATCCTGGACCACGCCCGCGACACCCGCCACTTCGGCGCGGGCCGCGAGAACGCCTGCAACGTCCTCGACGTCGCCCATCCGTTGTGGCTGTGCACCCGGCAGATCGGCGGCCGGGGCGCGAGCGCCGACGGCTACCGTTCGGCCGAGATCCGCGGCTGGGCCGAACAGCGGCTCTCGGCCGTCCTGACCCGCTGGCAGGACGGCGGGGGGTTCGGTTTCGGCCCTGGCCCGGCGGGGCCCGGCCCCGAGCCGGGGTTGCAGGGGACGGAGATGTGGCTGGCGATCGTCTGGCTGCTGGCCGATCTGCAGGGCCGCTCCGACCTCCTCGGTTATCGGCCGCGCGGTGTGCACCGTCCCGAGCCGGCGCCGGGGGCGTGA
- the fxsT gene encoding FxSxx-COOH system tetratricopeptide repeat protein, whose product MTGEDARRIITFYSYKGGTGRTMALANTAWILASAGNRVLVVDWDLDAPGLDRFLHPFLSEKQLRETPGVLELVSRSTQFVLSAQGLGDPTHRIEPIPEYAGAAELGVSDGITLNRCLIQVDWDFPQGGQLYYLPAGTKNKGYLAAFSQFDWKEFMEGPLATRFLEGLKREFSENFDYVLIDSRTGLNDISDICTVSLPQAVVTCFTPSSQSIEGAAGVAERIDGMLYRNRDIRILPIPMRVENAEADRLDAARGQIQYRFDRIVRKHIPERDPEDYWRSVEIPYVPIYSYEETLAPFREQPGDPKSLLSAYERLADVITDGQVVSMPRIDEPLRRKTLELYTRHRPPSISDVYVSFVPQDRSWANWASAVLGQAGFKVHLAQEGTVEGALVRDEIERGVESASHTLIIFSQDYQGSSRFRTTWEAVWAESDRRTHQLVSMKVDKVLLEAPFTEQLADMTRCGSHEEGRDKLLAWFGRSGESLTHSHFTGAEVKLPRFPKTEPAVFQVPLRTSSFTGRTELLESIREKLWQEDTRALVLKGMGGVGKTLLAQEFAYRYKSDYDVVYHIQAEEDYRGLETYANLAAKLDLQERPNPTDTAKAVHETLNDGDRYDSYLLILDNVPEPGNLLEFLMDGRRGHILVTSQLAEGWGRFVDTIDVPVFERNESITHLRTRLPDCGRTEAYQIAEALGDLPIAIERAAAYIEQTRADVHGYIQQLQPHAAGAPADNTVGDVKHTWEFALGQLRSNFPAAMRLLQICSYYGPEPISMDLLEGFEVSRALGDVRTVSRAYKELSKFSLVTVDRKARSITVHRMMQVAMRGMMSEEEREAAQAVVYRSLVAARPGGDDPENPNTWERYRIIWPHLATPWAKTTADEGIRELFVDRVRQLRRRGELNQAMKYSAQRVVDWSKDGSRDERWTLHMRFQIANVMRAQGRYEESLALDQEVLERQRAVLEDEDDQHILMTTSSIAADLRGLGRLSEALRYDEETYEKYGEIYGEDHARTLSAANNLAVALRLSGEYHKARDLDRRTLELREAIQLEDHPLTIESAVNLGRDLRDCGDYEESVTLLQRAYERCLRNPRLTQGSPTVLNTVKGLAGSLRRAGRAAEAEELVRHVLRSTPTPDGEKSSSEQLVLEMSLAGDIAAQGRVDEGLKLIRKVHDDLRETLGEMHSQTVACSVNHAVLLLHDSGAVAPEVAAEAEDLLRKAERRFTELNGEHHPHVLICRTNLAVAQAALAEWEAARGTSLEAYELLKGGLEPNHPSTLTCAGNHAVVLSRLGRADEARTKHHDALSALTKRIGREHPRVLALKEWKLSCLDVEPHPI is encoded by the coding sequence ATGACCGGCGAGGACGCGCGCAGAATCATCACGTTCTACTCGTACAAGGGCGGTACGGGAAGGACGATGGCGCTCGCCAACACGGCGTGGATTTTGGCCTCCGCAGGCAACCGTGTCCTGGTGGTGGATTGGGACCTCGACGCTCCGGGTCTGGACCGCTTCCTGCACCCCTTCCTCAGCGAGAAGCAGTTGCGCGAGACGCCGGGAGTGCTTGAACTGGTCAGTCGGTCGACCCAGTTCGTGCTCTCGGCGCAGGGCCTGGGCGATCCCACCCATCGGATCGAGCCGATCCCCGAGTATGCGGGCGCGGCCGAGCTGGGGGTGTCCGACGGAATCACCCTCAACAGATGCCTCATCCAGGTCGACTGGGATTTCCCCCAGGGCGGTCAGCTCTACTACCTCCCCGCCGGCACGAAGAACAAGGGTTACCTGGCGGCGTTCTCGCAGTTCGACTGGAAGGAGTTCATGGAGGGACCGCTGGCCACCCGGTTCCTCGAGGGGCTCAAGCGCGAGTTCAGCGAGAACTTCGACTACGTACTCATCGACAGCCGTACGGGACTCAACGACATCTCCGACATCTGTACCGTCAGTCTGCCGCAGGCCGTGGTTACCTGCTTCACCCCCAGTAGCCAGAGCATCGAGGGCGCCGCCGGTGTCGCCGAGCGCATCGACGGGATGTTGTACCGCAACCGGGACATCCGGATCCTGCCCATCCCCATGCGAGTGGAGAATGCCGAGGCCGACCGGCTGGATGCGGCACGGGGCCAGATCCAGTACCGCTTCGACCGGATCGTGCGCAAGCACATCCCCGAACGGGACCCCGAGGACTACTGGCGCAGTGTCGAGATCCCGTACGTGCCCATCTACTCGTACGAGGAGACGCTCGCCCCGTTCCGTGAGCAGCCCGGGGACCCGAAGAGCCTGCTGTCGGCCTACGAGCGACTCGCCGACGTCATCACGGACGGTCAGGTCGTTTCGATGCCGCGCATCGACGAGCCGCTGCGTCGCAAGACCCTGGAGCTGTACACCCGCCATCGGCCGCCCAGTATCTCCGATGTGTATGTCAGTTTCGTTCCTCAGGACAGGAGTTGGGCCAATTGGGCGAGCGCGGTCCTGGGACAGGCCGGTTTCAAGGTCCACCTGGCGCAGGAGGGCACGGTCGAGGGCGCGCTGGTGCGGGACGAGATCGAGCGCGGTGTCGAGTCGGCCTCGCACACTTTGATCATCTTCTCTCAGGACTACCAGGGGTCGTCCCGGTTCCGTACGACCTGGGAAGCGGTCTGGGCCGAGAGCGACCGACGCACGCATCAACTGGTCTCCATGAAGGTCGACAAGGTCCTTCTGGAGGCGCCCTTCACGGAGCAGCTCGCCGACATGACGCGCTGCGGAAGCCATGAGGAGGGGCGCGACAAGCTGTTGGCGTGGTTCGGGCGAAGCGGGGAGTCCCTGACGCACAGCCACTTCACAGGCGCCGAGGTCAAACTCCCCCGCTTCCCGAAAACCGAGCCTGCTGTCTTCCAGGTCCCGCTGCGCACGTCGTCCTTCACGGGCCGCACGGAACTGTTGGAGAGCATCCGGGAGAAGCTGTGGCAGGAGGACACCCGAGCGCTCGTCCTCAAGGGCATGGGAGGTGTCGGGAAGACCCTGCTGGCCCAGGAGTTCGCCTACCGCTACAAGAGCGACTACGACGTCGTTTATCACATCCAGGCCGAGGAGGACTACCGGGGCCTTGAGACGTACGCGAACCTGGCCGCGAAACTCGATCTGCAGGAGCGGCCCAATCCGACCGACACGGCCAAGGCTGTCCATGAGACGCTCAACGACGGTGACCGGTACGACAGTTACCTGCTGATTCTGGACAACGTCCCGGAGCCCGGCAACCTCCTCGAATTCCTGATGGACGGCAGGCGCGGCCACATCCTGGTCACCAGTCAGCTCGCCGAGGGCTGGGGGCGCTTCGTGGACACGATCGACGTACCCGTCTTCGAACGGAACGAGAGCATCACCCACCTGCGCACACGGCTGCCCGACTGCGGCCGGACGGAGGCATACCAGATCGCGGAGGCGCTGGGCGACCTGCCGATCGCGATCGAGCGTGCTGCGGCGTACATCGAACAGACCAGGGCCGACGTCCACGGCTACATCCAACAGCTCCAGCCCCATGCCGCCGGCGCTCCGGCCGACAACACCGTCGGGGACGTCAAGCACACCTGGGAGTTCGCTCTGGGGCAACTGAGATCGAACTTTCCGGCGGCGATGCGGCTGCTCCAGATCTGTTCGTACTACGGTCCTGAGCCGATCTCGATGGATCTGCTGGAGGGCTTCGAGGTCTCCCGGGCACTCGGCGACGTCCGCACGGTCTCCCGCGCGTACAAGGAGCTGAGCAAGTTCTCCCTAGTCACGGTGGACCGTAAGGCCCGGAGTATCACGGTGCACCGCATGATGCAGGTCGCGATGCGGGGGATGATGAGCGAGGAGGAGCGCGAGGCGGCACAAGCGGTGGTCTATCGCTCGCTGGTCGCCGCCCGGCCCGGTGGGGACGACCCCGAGAACCCCAACACCTGGGAGAGGTACCGCATCATCTGGCCGCACCTCGCGACGCCGTGGGCCAAGACCACCGCTGACGAGGGCATCAGGGAACTGTTCGTCGACCGGGTTCGCCAGCTGCGCCGCCGGGGAGAGCTGAACCAGGCCATGAAGTACAGCGCTCAGCGGGTGGTCGACTGGTCCAAGGACGGCTCCCGGGACGAACGCTGGACGCTCCACATGCGCTTCCAGATCGCCAACGTCATGCGCGCCCAGGGCAGATACGAGGAGTCCCTCGCCCTGGACCAGGAGGTTCTGGAGCGGCAACGCGCGGTTCTGGAAGACGAGGACGACCAGCACATCCTCATGACCACCAGCAGCATCGCTGCCGACCTGCGTGGGCTGGGACGGCTGTCGGAGGCTCTGCGCTACGACGAGGAGACGTACGAGAAGTACGGGGAGATCTACGGGGAGGACCATGCGCGGACCCTCAGCGCGGCCAACAATCTCGCTGTGGCCCTGCGTCTGTCCGGTGAGTATCACAAGGCCCGTGACCTCGACCGGAGGACACTGGAACTGCGGGAGGCGATTCAGCTCGAGGACCACCCCCTGACCATCGAGTCGGCGGTGAACCTGGGTCGGGACTTGCGTGACTGCGGTGACTACGAAGAGTCCGTCACGCTGCTTCAGCGCGCCTATGAGCGGTGTCTGCGCAATCCCCGCCTCACCCAGGGCTCGCCGACTGTGTTGAACACGGTCAAGGGCCTGGCCGGTTCCCTGCGCAGGGCGGGCCGCGCGGCGGAGGCCGAGGAGCTGGTGCGCCATGTGCTGCGGAGCACTCCCACACCCGACGGAGAGAAGTCGTCCTCCGAACAGTTGGTGCTGGAGATGAGCCTCGCCGGTGATATCGCCGCCCAAGGCCGCGTCGACGAGGGACTGAAGCTGATCCGCAAGGTTCACGACGACCTGCGTGAGACGCTGGGGGAAATGCACTCCCAGACGGTGGCCTGCTCGGTCAACCACGCGGTGCTGCTGCTGCACGACAGTGGAGCCGTAGCGCCGGAAGTGGCCGCCGAGGCAGAGGACTTGCTGCGCAAGGCCGAGCGGAGGTTCACCGAGCTCAACGGCGAGCACCACCCGCATGTACTCATCTGCCGGACGAACCTTGCCGTCGCGCAGGCGGCGCTCGCCGAGTGGGAGGCCGCCCGTGGAACCAGCCTCGAGGCCTATGAGCTACTCAAGGGGGGCCTTGAGCCCAACCATCCTTCGACGCTGACCTGCGCGGGGAACCATGCCGTCGTACTGAGCCGTTTGGGCCGCGCCGACGAGGCGCGCACCAAGCACCATGACGCTCTGTCCGCCCTCACCAAGCGGATCGGCAGGGAGCACCCTCGTGTGCTGGCGCTCAAGGAGTGGAAGCTGAGCTGTCTCGACGTGGAACCGCACCCGATCTAG
- a CDS encoding alpha/beta fold hydrolase, which produces MVKTVKTPSGGRTIAYETWGDPDAHPVFLLHGTPGSRLGPRLRTFDLHKLGVRLIAYDRPGYGGSDRHERRRVVHAAEDVALIAEKLDLKKYSVVGRSGGAPHALACAARNMGSQVASVAALVSLAPPKPDCDDDSPGDSAVDGLDWLDWHKEMSESNVSTYELLRRHAPDVTELGALLARNAETIRRDPTVFLASLRDEMPSVDRVIVEDAGIRQHLLRNYLSAVGEGEAVDPRAPMGWVDDLVAFRRPWGFDLKDIDGSVPVLLWHGERDIFAPVAHFHWLAKKIPRAKAMLQPSAAHFAALPALPQVLAWARDSADR; this is translated from the coding sequence GTGGTCAAGACAGTGAAGACGCCGTCCGGCGGACGGACGATCGCCTACGAGACCTGGGGCGATCCGGACGCACACCCGGTGTTTCTGCTGCACGGAACTCCCGGAAGCCGACTCGGGCCCCGCCTGCGCACCTTCGACCTCCACAAGCTCGGCGTGCGGCTCATCGCCTACGACCGGCCGGGGTACGGCGGTTCCGACCGTCATGAGCGCCGCAGAGTGGTTCATGCCGCCGAGGACGTCGCCCTCATCGCCGAGAAACTGGATCTCAAGAAGTACTCCGTGGTGGGCAGATCCGGTGGGGCGCCGCACGCGCTGGCCTGCGCTGCACGGAACATGGGCAGCCAGGTGGCGAGTGTCGCCGCGTTAGTCTCCCTCGCGCCACCGAAGCCCGACTGCGATGACGACAGCCCCGGCGACAGCGCCGTCGACGGACTCGACTGGCTCGACTGGCACAAGGAGATGTCCGAGTCCAATGTGTCGACCTATGAGCTGCTGCGACGCCACGCACCCGATGTGACAGAGCTGGGCGCGCTGCTGGCCCGCAACGCCGAGACCATCCGGCGCGACCCCACCGTTTTCCTCGCGTCCCTGCGCGACGAGATGCCGAGCGTGGACCGCGTGATCGTCGAGGACGCCGGGATCCGCCAGCATCTCCTCAGGAACTATTTGTCGGCGGTGGGCGAGGGGGAGGCGGTCGACCCCCGCGCGCCGATGGGCTGGGTGGACGACCTGGTCGCGTTCCGGCGACCCTGGGGCTTCGATCTCAAGGACATCGACGGTTCCGTGCCCGTATTGCTGTGGCACGGCGAACGGGACATCTTCGCCCCGGTCGCCCACTTCCACTGGCTTGCCAAGAAGATCCCCAGGGCCAAGGCCATGCTGCAGCCCTCCGCGGCCCACTTCGCGGCACTGCCAGCCCTGCCCCAGGTGCTGGCCTGGGCCCGGGACTCCGCCGACCGCTGA
- a CDS encoding serine/threonine-protein kinase, translating to MVSDVGRLVAGRYRLTEQIGRGGMGTVWRAGDEVLGRQVAVKRLHVQPHLSPDDLVTLYERTRREARSAARIAHPNVIVVHDVVDDHVDDHADGHEDGVRGGFGTGTGVGTGDGRPCIVMEYVPAPTLADLLTDGRTLPPEEAARIALGMVAALRAAHAAGVLHRDVKPANVLLAAEGRVVLTDFGIAMTADASTLTRTGEMVGSIHYMAPERIRGQKPGPASDLWALGATLHQAVEGRPPFRRLTAMEAAYAIAVDPLEPLKQGGVLGPLIEALLAKDPADRPTIEQTERALRAVVAGQATTAPPIPGVGGGLVDGARDSRDSGVPVDGDTLLAGRSAGEPSTDPGEGTAPGPDADRPSRQGRRKRRILVPVAVAVTVAAMVVGAALYVTADPDGNTVSPSGGRTATATPPSTPPVPDGFRLVTEKGLGISLPVPDGWKVAKRTAESVTYTDETKLAGLTIGVVDPAGSHPMAHFEDIEANTKLNYPGTYRRLRMQKTTFRELPAAIWEFTFQGRARAFRAIDLGFGREGEREYDIYLSAPDLDWDTYRPVFDTARDGLTTGVS from the coding sequence GTGGTGTCGGACGTAGGGCGGCTCGTCGCCGGGCGCTACCGGCTCACGGAGCAGATAGGCCGCGGCGGCATGGGCACCGTGTGGCGCGCCGGGGACGAGGTCCTCGGCCGTCAGGTCGCGGTGAAGCGGCTGCACGTGCAGCCGCATCTGTCCCCCGACGACCTCGTCACCCTGTACGAGCGCACGCGCCGTGAGGCCCGGAGCGCGGCCCGGATCGCCCACCCGAACGTGATCGTCGTCCATGACGTCGTGGACGACCATGTGGACGACCATGCGGACGGCCACGAGGACGGTGTGCGGGGCGGTTTCGGGACCGGGACCGGGGTCGGGACAGGTGACGGCCGGCCCTGCATCGTCATGGAGTACGTCCCGGCGCCCACGCTCGCCGACCTCCTCACGGACGGCCGGACCCTCCCGCCCGAGGAGGCGGCCCGGATCGCTCTGGGCATGGTCGCCGCGCTGCGCGCCGCGCACGCCGCCGGCGTACTGCACCGGGACGTCAAGCCCGCCAACGTCCTGCTCGCCGCCGAAGGGCGGGTCGTCCTCACCGACTTCGGCATCGCGATGACCGCCGACGCCTCCACCCTGACCAGGACCGGCGAGATGGTCGGCTCGATCCACTACATGGCCCCGGAGCGCATCCGCGGCCAGAAGCCCGGCCCGGCCTCGGATCTGTGGGCCCTGGGCGCGACTCTCCACCAAGCCGTCGAGGGCCGCCCGCCGTTCCGCCGCCTCACCGCGATGGAGGCCGCGTACGCCATCGCGGTGGACCCTCTGGAGCCCCTGAAGCAGGGCGGCGTCCTCGGACCCCTCATCGAGGCCCTGCTCGCCAAGGACCCCGCCGACCGCCCCACCATCGAACAGACGGAACGGGCGCTGCGGGCCGTGGTGGCCGGCCAGGCGACGACCGCCCCGCCGATACCGGGAGTCGGGGGCGGCCTCGTCGACGGGGCTCGCGACAGCCGGGACAGCGGGGTTCCGGTCGACGGGGACACGTTGCTCGCCGGCCGGTCCGCCGGGGAGCCGTCCACCGATCCCGGTGAGGGAACGGCACCAGGCCCCGACGCCGACCGACCGTCCCGCCAGGGCCGGAGGAAGCGCCGGATCCTCGTCCCGGTCGCCGTCGCGGTGACCGTGGCCGCGATGGTCGTCGGGGCCGCGCTGTACGTGACGGCGGACCCCGACGGGAACACCGTGTCACCGAGCGGTGGAAGGACGGCGACCGCCACCCCGCCCTCCACCCCGCCCGTCCCCGACGGCTTCCGCCTGGTCACGGAGAAGGGGCTCGGCATCTCCCTCCCCGTCCCGGACGGCTGGAAGGTCGCCAAGCGGACGGCCGAGTCGGTCACCTACACCGACGAGACGAAACTGGCCGGACTCACCATCGGCGTCGTGGACCCCGCCGGCTCGCACCCCATGGCCCACTTCGAGGACATCGAGGCGAACACCAAGCTCAACTACCCCGGTACGTACCGCAGGCTGCGCATGCAGAAGACGACCTTCCGTGAACTACCCGCCGCCATCTGGGAGTTCACCTTCCAGGGCCGCGCCCGCGCCTTCCGCGCCATCGATCTGGGATTCGGCCGCGAGGGCGAACGGGAGTACGACATCTACCTGTCGGCCCCGGACCTCGACTGGGACACCTACCGCCCTGTCTTCGACACGGCGAGGGACGGCTTGACGACGGGCGTCTCCTGA